A window of Juglans regia cultivar Chandler chromosome 7, Walnut 2.0, whole genome shotgun sequence contains these coding sequences:
- the LOC109019364 gene encoding major allergen Pru ar 1-like → MGVFTYETESTSVISPAKLFKAFVLDADNLIPKVVPQAIKSIEIIEGNGGPGTIKKISFGEGSQFKYVKHRIDATDEANCTYNYSVIEGDALSGIIEKISYEIKIVASPNGGSILKSISHYHTKGDHEIKEEHVKAGKDKAAGLFEAVEAYLVAHPDAYN, encoded by the exons ATGGGTGTTTTCACTTACGAGACCGAGTCCACCTCCGTCATCTCACCGGCTAAGTTGTTCAAGGCGTTTGTCCTCGATGCCGACAACCTCATCCCAAAGGTTGTACCTCAGGCTATTAAAAGCATTGAAATTATCGAAGGAAATGGAGGACCCGGAACCATTAAGAAGATCTCCTTTGGCGAAG GTAGTCAATTCAAGTATGTGAAGCACAGAATCGACGCGACTGACGAAGCAAACTGCACATATAACTACAGCGTGATTGAAGGTGATGCTCTGAGCGGGATAATCGAGAAAATCTCATACGAGATCAAGATAGTGGCTTCCCCAAATGGAGGATCCATCTTGAAGAGCATCAGCCATTACCACACCAAAGGCGACCACGAGATCAAGGAAGAGCACGTTAAGGCTGGTAAAGACAAAGCCGCTGGGCTGTTCGAGGCTGTTGAGGCCTACCTCGTGGCACACCCTGATGcatacaattaa
- the LOC109019363 gene encoding major allergen Pru ar 1-like, protein MGVLTYETESTSAIPPAKLFKAFILDGDNLVPKVAPQAIKSAEIIEGDGGPGTIKKISFAEGSHFKYVKHQIDAIDHANFSYGYSVIEGDALGDVLEKITYEIKIVASPDGGSILKSTSHYHTKGDHEIKEEDVKAGKEKAAGLFKAVEEYLLAHPDAYN, encoded by the exons ATGGGTGTCTTAACTTATGAAACAGAGTCTACCTCAGCTATCCCACCGGCTAAGCTGTTCAAGGCCTTTATCCTTGACGGTGACAACCTTGTTCCAAAAGTTGCACCTCAAGCCATCAAGAGTGCTGAAATAATTGAAGGAGATGGAGGGCCAGGAACCATCAAGAAGATAAGCTTCGCTGAAG GTAGCCATTTCAAGTATGTGAAGCACCAGATCGATGCGATTGACCACGCAAACTTCTCTTATGGCTACAGCGTGATTGAGGGCGATGCTCTGGGCGATGTTCTTGAGAAAATCACTTACGAGATCAAGATAGTGGCTTCCCCTGATGGAGGATCCATCTTGAAGAGCACCAGCCACTACCACACCAAAGGCGACCACGAGATCAAGGAAGAGGATGTAAAGGCTGGCAAAGAAAAGGCAGCTGGTCTTTTCAAGGCTGTTGAGGAATACCTCTTGGCACACCCTGATGCCTACAACTAA
- the LOC109019365 gene encoding 26S proteasome non-ATPase regulatory subunit 14 homolog: protein MSGMERLQRMFAGAGGALGHPPPDSPTLDSSEQVYISSLALLKMLKHGRAGVPMEVMGLMLGEFVDEYTVRVVDVFAMPQSGTGVSVEAVDHVFQTNMLDMLKQTGRPEMVVGWYHSHPGFGCWLSGVDINTQQSFEALNQRAVAVVVDPIQSVKGKVVIDAFRLINPQTMMLGQEPRQTTSNLGHLNKPSIQALIHGLNRHYYSIAINYRKNELEEKMLLNLHKKKWTDGLTLKRFDTHSKTNEQTVQEMLNLAIKYNKAVQEEDELPPEKLAIANVGRQDAKKHLEEHVSNLMSSNIIQTLGTMLDTVVF, encoded by the exons ATGTCCGGCATGGAGAGATTGCAGCGAATGTTCGCCGGTGCAGGCGGTGCTTTGGGGCACCCGCCGCCGGACTCTCCCACCCTCGATTCGTCCGAGCAGGTCTATATCTCTTCCCTCGCCCTCCTCAAAATGCTCAAGCACg GTAGAGCTGGTGTTCCCATGGAGGTGATGGGCTTGATGCTGGGAGAGTTTGTGGATGAGTACACTGTTCGTGTTGTGGATGTCTTTGCAATGCCACAGAGCGGTACTGGGGTTAGCGTTGAGGCCGTTGATCACGTCTTCCAGACTAACATGCTTGATATGCTTAAACAGACCGGACg GCCCGAGATGGTTGTTGGGTGGTACCATTCGCATCCTGGATTTGGATGTTGGCTCTCTGGAGTCGACATTAATACACAGCAG AGTTTTGAAGCTTTAAATCAACGAGCTGTGGCTGTGGTTGTGGATCCAATtcagagtgtgaaagggaaagtAGTGATTGATGCATTTCGTCTGATTAACCCACAAACTATGATGCTTGGCCAAGAGCCACGGCAGACAACATCCAACCTTGGGCATCTTAACAAACCATCCATTCAA GCATTGATCCATGGGTTGAATCGGCATTATTACTCAATAGCAATTAATTACAGGAAGAACGAACTTGAGGAGAAGATGTTGCTTAACCTTCACAAGAAGAAATGGACTGATGGCTTAACACTTAAGCGATTTGACACCCATTCTAAAACTAATGAGCAGACTGTTCAG GAGATGCTAAACTTAGCTATTAAATACAACAAGGCAGTGCAGGAGGAAGATGAGCTGCCACCAGAAAAGCTTGCAATAGCAAATGTGGGAAGGCAGGATGCAAAGAAGCACCTTGAAGAACATGTCTCAAACTTGATGTcgtcaaatataattcaaactcTGGGAACTATGCTTGATACAGTTGTGTTCTAG
- the LOC109011369 gene encoding major allergen Pru ar 1-like: MGVVSLTDEFTSPVPAGKLFKALILDADNLFPKLMPQAIKSIETVEGNGGPGTIKKLTFAEGTHIKYVKHRIDAVDEEKLTYSYTLIEGDDLVDKIESVSYEIKFEATPDGGCKGTDVIKYHPKPGVQIDEEEVKSGKQKAMAVYKAVEAYLLANPEAYA; encoded by the exons ATGGGTGTTGTATCTCTAACTGATGAGTTCACTAGCCCCGTCCCGGCAGGAAAACTGTTCAAGGCCTTGATCCTTGATGCTGACAACCTCTTCCCCAAGCTCATGCCCCAGGCCATCAAGAGTATCGAGACAGTTGAAGGCAATGGAGGGCCTGGAACCATTAAGAAACTGACCTTTGCTGAAG GTACACACATCAAGTACGTGAAGCATAGGATCGATGCAGTAGATGAAGAgaaattaacatatagttacaCGTTGATTGAGGGTGATGATTTGGTGGACAAGATCGAATCAGTTTCTTATGAGATTAAGTTTGAGGCCACTCCTGATGGGGGATGCAAAGGTACAGATGTCATCAAGTATCATCCAAAACCAGGGGTCCAGATCGATGAAGAGGAAGTGAAGTCAGGCAAGCAAAAGGCCATGGCTGTTTACAAGGCTGTGGAAGCATATCTCTTGGCCAATCCTGAAGCCTATGCTTAA